The sequence CTCAACACACCGACCCAGATACATCACCATCACTTCATCGGCGATATGCTCAACCACAGACAGGTCATGGGAGATAAAGACATAGGACAGCCCCAGCTCCTGCTGTAAATCCATCATCAGGTTCAATACCTGCGCCCGCACGGAGACATCCAGCGCCGAAACAGGTTCATCAGCAATCACCACATCCGGATTCAGCATCAAGCCGCGCGCAATGGCGATACGCTGGCGCTGACCACCGGAGAACATGTGAGGGTAGCGGTCGTAGTGCTCGGTTTTCAGGCCGACCTTCGCCATCATCGCCAAGGTTTTCTCGCGCCGCTCTTTGCTGTTGAGCTGGGTATTGATTTGCAGCGGCTCTTCCAGTATCTGCCCCACTTTCTTCCGTGGATTCAGGGAACCATAAGGGTTCTGGAACACTATCTGGATCTTCTGACGGCGCAGCTTTTCCGCACTCTCATCCGGCTTGAGTAAATCCTGCCCTTGGTAGTAAAGCTCCCCGCCAGTGGGGATCTCGATCATGGTTAGCAGACGGCCCAGTGTAGATTTCCCACAGCCAGACTCCCCTACCACCGCCAAGGTTTTGCCGCGCTCCAAGGTGAAGGAGACACCATCGAGTGCTTTAACCAAGCGCTCTGGAGCAAAGAACCCTTTTTTGACCGGATAGTATTTTTTCAGATCAATGGCCTGCAACAATGGCTTGTCGACTTGCGATTCTGGTTTCATGTCAGTGTTATTCTGGCTCATAGGGTCGGCCTCCCCGCATCATCGAGCGGTGTATGGCATTTAACCTGACGCCCCGCTGGCCCCAGCAGTTCAGGCTCTTCACGGCGGCAACGATCATTGGCATACGGGCAGCGCGGGTTAAGTAGGCAGCCCTCTGGGCGGTCATACTTGCCCGGCACGACACCCGGTAGTGATGCCAACCGCGCTTTATCCTGCGCAAACTCAGGTAAGGCTCGCAGCAGTGCCTGTGTGTAGGGATGGCGCGGTGCGCGGAAAATTTCCGACGATTTACCGGTTTCCACCACCTGACCGGCATACATCACAATAATATGATGGGCGGCCTCGGCCACCAGTGCCAAGTCATGGGTAATCAGCAACAGCGCCATATTTTCCCGCTGCTGTAACTCCAGCAGCAGCTCAATAATTTGCGCCTGAATAGTGACGTCCAGTGCGGTGGTCGGCTCATCAGCAATCAGCAGTTTGGGCCGACAGGCAATCGCCATGGC comes from Yersinia mollaretii ATCC 43969 and encodes:
- the dppF gene encoding dipeptide ABC transporter ATP-binding subunit DppF, which codes for MKPESQVDKPLLQAIDLKKYYPVKKGFFAPERLVKALDGVSFTLERGKTLAVVGESGCGKSTLGRLLTMIEIPTGGELYYQGQDLLKPDESAEKLRRQKIQIVFQNPYGSLNPRKKVGQILEEPLQINTQLNSKERREKTLAMMAKVGLKTEHYDRYPHMFSGGQRQRIAIARGLMLNPDVVIADEPVSALDVSVRAQVLNLMMDLQQELGLSYVFISHDLSVVEHIADEVMVMYLGRCVEKGSKEAIFNNPRHPYTQALLSATPRLNPDMRRERIKLTGELPSPMNPPPGCAFNARCRRAFGTCTQLQPQLKQYGDQMVACFAVDQDEAEKAS
- the dppD gene encoding dipeptide ABC transporter ATP-binding protein — encoded protein: MALLNVDKLSVHFGDEGAPFKAVDRISYSIEQGQVVGIVGESGSGKSVSSLAIMGLIDYPGKVMADKLEFNGRDLTKISEKERRQLVGSEVAMIFQDPMTSLNPCYTVGFQIMEALKVHQGGNRKTRHQRAVDLLTLVGIPDPASRLDVYPHQLSGGMSQRVMIAMAIACRPKLLIADEPTTALDVTIQAQIIELLLELQQRENMALLLITHDLALVAEAAHHIIVMYAGQVVETGKSSEIFRAPRHPYTQALLRALPEFAQDKARLASLPGVVPGKYDRPEGCLLNPRCPYANDRCRREEPELLGPAGRQVKCHTPLDDAGRPTL